The uncultured Roseibium sp. genome contains a region encoding:
- a CDS encoding ABC transporter substrate-binding protein: protein MPIAAALALTATMAQAQSAKDASSWEDVTAAAKGQTVYFHAWGGEPRINAYIDWAAGEVKDRYGITVKHVKVTDTAGTVTQIVAEKTAGRTTGGTVDLVWINGENFNTLKSQELLADAGWAQTLPNWAYVDVEGKPTVLSDFTVPTDGQESPWGMAKLVFMYDSARLSEPPRSLDALAAYAADHPGRVTYPQPPNFYGSTFLKQILISKIDDRSKLEKPVDPDRFEQDVAPLFAYLDKIHPNLWRKAQAFPANAAVMRQLLADSELDIAFTFNPAAASSAIANGELPGTVRSFVLDGGTIGNTHFVAIPFNSSAKEGAKVLANFLLSPEAQARKQDPSVWGDPTVLKISSLPEKDRTRFEAIDLGVATLSPEDLGPTLPEPHPSWVAALEKAWAARYGGS from the coding sequence ATGCCGATTGCCGCCGCACTGGCCCTGACGGCCACCATGGCGCAGGCCCAATCCGCGAAGGACGCGTCGTCCTGGGAGGACGTCACCGCAGCGGCGAAGGGACAGACAGTCTACTTCCACGCCTGGGGCGGCGAACCGCGGATCAATGCCTATATCGACTGGGCGGCAGGTGAGGTCAAAGACCGCTACGGCATCACGGTCAAGCATGTGAAAGTCACCGACACGGCCGGCACGGTCACCCAGATCGTTGCCGAAAAGACCGCCGGACGGACGACAGGCGGCACGGTCGACCTAGTCTGGATCAACGGAGAAAACTTCAATACGTTGAAATCGCAAGAGTTGCTCGCCGATGCGGGCTGGGCGCAGACACTGCCGAACTGGGCTTACGTGGACGTTGAGGGCAAACCCACCGTTCTTTCCGATTTCACGGTTCCAACCGACGGCCAGGAAAGCCCCTGGGGCATGGCGAAACTGGTCTTCATGTATGACAGCGCGCGGCTTTCCGAACCGCCACGTAGCCTTGACGCACTGGCCGCCTATGCCGCCGATCATCCGGGCCGGGTCACCTATCCGCAGCCACCGAACTTTTACGGCTCCACCTTTCTGAAGCAGATCCTGATTTCGAAGATCGACGACCGCAGCAAATTGGAAAAACCGGTCGATCCGGACCGGTTCGAACAGGATGTCGCGCCGCTCTTTGCCTATCTCGACAAGATCCACCCCAACCTCTGGCGCAAGGCGCAAGCTTTTCCGGCCAATGCGGCCGTGATGCGCCAACTGCTTGCGGATAGTGAGCTGGATATCGCCTTCACCTTCAATCCGGCGGCGGCCTCCAGCGCCATTGCCAACGGCGAACTGCCGGGCACGGTCCGCAGTTTCGTTCTCGACGGCGGGACCATCGGCAACACCCATTTCGTCGCCATTCCGTTCAACAGCTCCGCCAAGGAAGGCGCAAAGGTTCTGGCAAATTTTCTGCTGTCACCGGAGGCCCAGGCACGCAAACAGGACCCGTCCGTGTGGGGCGACCCGACGGTCCTCAAGATTTCAAGCCTGCCGGAGAAGGACCGCACCCGTTTCGAGGCGATCGATCTTGGGGTCGCCACGCTCAGCCCGGAGGACCTCGGCCCCACCCTTCCCGAACCGCACCCGAGCTGGGTTGCGGCCCTCGAAAAGGCCTGGGCCGCGCGCTACGGCGGATCCTGA
- a CDS encoding methylglyoxal synthase, whose translation MSNRPILALVAHDAKKDAMVEFAKRNRDKLADFRVVATGTTGGRIAEACPELDITPFKSGPLGGDQQIGAMIADGNLHGLIFFVDPLTPMPHDVDVKALMRLALVYDLPMALNLSTAEILLRSARLTGLKTTSTTPEIDLFRS comes from the coding sequence ATGTCCAATCGACCCATCCTGGCTCTCGTGGCCCATGACGCCAAGAAGGATGCGATGGTGGAATTCGCCAAGCGCAATCGGGACAAGCTGGCCGATTTCCGCGTGGTGGCGACCGGTACCACCGGTGGCCGTATCGCCGAAGCCTGCCCGGAACTCGACATTACCCCTTTCAAGAGCGGGCCCCTTGGCGGCGATCAGCAGATCGGCGCGATGATCGCCGACGGCAACCTCCACGGCCTGATCTTCTTCGTCGACCCGCTCACACCCATGCCCCACGACGTGGACGTGAAGGCGCTGATGCGGCTTGCCCTCGTCTACGACCTGCCCATGGCGCTCAATCTGTCCACGGCGGAAATTCTGCTTCGGTCCGCCCGCCTGACCGGTCTGAAAACGACCTCCACAACGCCCGAGATCGACCTTTTCCGTTCATGA
- a CDS encoding BMP family ABC transporter substrate-binding protein, translating to MKHLVAKTLAGLFTLILAGTAAVADPAIVYSVGGKFDGSFNESAYAGVQRFENDFKTKVREFELDRDAQSLQALRNFANRGHEPVVAIGFNQASSVTQAAKEFPDTSFAIVDMVVDAPNVASYVFKENEGAYIVGLLAAMASKTGTVGFVGGMDNPIIRRFLCGYQLGAYSVNPDAKVLYNMAGTTPAAFADPARGAELARSQIGRGADVIIQAAGGTGIGVLQAVADAGVLGIGTDSNQNGLHPGHVLTSIRKRVDNAVYDSFKTAHEGNFKPGIRVLGLADGGMDWVLDDNNKSLVTPEMIAAADAAVAAISSGEIKVHDILTDGACPRP from the coding sequence ATGAAACATCTGGTTGCGAAGACACTGGCCGGTCTCTTTACCCTGATCCTTGCCGGCACGGCTGCGGTTGCGGATCCGGCGATCGTCTATTCGGTCGGCGGCAAATTCGATGGATCTTTCAATGAAAGCGCTTACGCCGGCGTTCAGCGGTTCGAGAACGACTTCAAGACCAAGGTCCGGGAATTCGAGCTGGACCGGGATGCGCAAAGCCTGCAGGCCCTGCGCAATTTCGCCAATCGCGGCCATGAGCCGGTGGTGGCCATTGGTTTCAATCAGGCTTCGTCGGTGACGCAGGCCGCGAAAGAGTTTCCGGACACGTCCTTTGCCATCGTCGACATGGTCGTCGATGCGCCGAATGTGGCGTCTTACGTCTTTAAGGAAAACGAAGGCGCCTATATCGTCGGCCTTCTGGCAGCGATGGCCAGCAAGACCGGGACCGTCGGTTTCGTCGGCGGTATGGACAATCCGATCATCCGCCGGTTCCTGTGCGGCTATCAGCTCGGCGCCTACTCGGTTAATCCGGACGCCAAGGTTCTCTACAACATGGCCGGCACGACGCCTGCGGCCTTTGCCGACCCGGCCCGTGGCGCGGAACTGGCGCGTAGCCAGATCGGCCGGGGCGCCGACGTAATCATCCAGGCGGCCGGCGGCACCGGTATCGGCGTGCTTCAGGCCGTGGCGGATGCGGGCGTGCTTGGGATCGGGACGGACTCCAACCAGAACGGCCTGCATCCGGGCCATGTCCTGACCTCGATCCGCAAGCGGGTCGACAATGCCGTCTACGACAGTTTCAAGACCGCCCATGAAGGGAATTTCAAGCCTGGTATCCGCGTCCTCGGCCTGGCCGATGGCGGCATGGACTGGGTCCTCGATGACAACAACAAGAGCCTGGTGACGCCAGAGATGATCGCCGCTGCCGATGCTGCGGTCGCCGCGATTTCGTCGGGTGAGATCAAGGTGCATGACATTCTGACGGACGGGGCATGCCCGCGGCCGTAG
- a CDS encoding DUF1194 domain-containing protein: protein MPLRVCKTPITSAGSFFLAAFMTATCAIAGTATAPKGTFQFEAYDPNKEVDVELVLAVDISQSMDTDEQEVQRAGYVAALTSADFLDAIKIGPIGRIAVTYLEWGGVDEHFIVADWTVIQDKQSAAAFASKIAEAPLRQVQRTSIASALHKSVEMVQTNAYAGLRQVIDISGDGPNNQGGSVTDVRDQTIATGVTINGLPLMMKANQNSWQAMLKLDHYYEDCVIGGPGSFAIPVRSKAGFADAIRMKLVMEVAGATFEEPLVKRVAGREPIRCGLFD from the coding sequence ATGCCTCTCAGAGTGTGCAAAACCCCCATCACGTCTGCGGGAAGCTTTTTCCTGGCAGCCTTCATGACGGCCACCTGCGCCATCGCAGGGACTGCAACAGCGCCAAAAGGCACCTTTCAGTTCGAGGCGTACGACCCTAACAAGGAAGTCGATGTCGAACTGGTCCTGGCCGTCGATATATCTCAATCCATGGATACTGACGAGCAGGAGGTCCAGCGGGCAGGCTATGTCGCTGCGCTGACATCCGCCGATTTTCTGGATGCGATCAAGATCGGCCCGATCGGGCGGATTGCGGTCACCTATCTGGAATGGGGCGGTGTGGACGAGCACTTCATCGTGGCCGACTGGACGGTCATTCAGGACAAGCAAAGTGCGGCAGCCTTTGCTTCCAAGATCGCCGAAGCCCCCCTGCGCCAGGTTCAACGGACATCCATTGCCTCGGCATTGCACAAGTCCGTTGAGATGGTTCAGACCAATGCCTATGCGGGTCTGCGTCAGGTGATCGACATTTCCGGTGACGGGCCCAACAACCAGGGCGGTTCGGTGACGGACGTGCGCGATCAAACCATCGCAACGGGCGTTACAATCAACGGACTGCCGTTGATGATGAAGGCGAACCAGAATTCCTGGCAGGCCATGCTCAAACTCGATCACTACTACGAAGACTGTGTGATCGGCGGGCCGGGCTCCTTCGCGATCCCTGTGCGTTCCAAGGCAGGCTTCGCGGATGCCATCCGCATGAAGCTGGTCATGGAAGTCGCCGGCGCCACGTTCGAAGAGCCGCTCGTAAAGCGGGTCGCGGGCCGCGAACCTATCCGCTGCGGATTGTTCGACTGA
- a CDS encoding BMP family ABC transporter substrate-binding protein: MKKLLTITAALAGMAFSSAVMAADIKPAVLYDTGGKFDKSFNEGAYNGAEKFKADTGVEYRDFEIQNDAQREQALRNFAKRGQSPIVAIGFSQASAVEKVAKEFPDTQFAIVDMVVDLPNVRSIVFKEQEGSYIVGMLAAEASKTGKVGFIGGMDIALIRKFACGYKQGVLAANPKAEVFENMTGTTYTAWNDPLKGGELAKSQFDRGADVVYHAAGNTGIGVLQAAADAGKLGIGVDSNQNGLHPGSVLTSMLKRVDVAVYKAFEDAKNDAWTSGVQVLGLAEGGVDWALDENNKKLITPEMKASVDQAKADIISGKIEVHDYMADQNCPF, encoded by the coding sequence GTGAAAAAGCTCCTGACGATTACAGCCGCACTGGCTGGTATGGCGTTTTCATCCGCGGTCATGGCGGCGGATATCAAGCCGGCCGTTCTTTATGATACGGGTGGTAAGTTCGACAAATCATTCAACGAAGGCGCTTACAACGGCGCCGAGAAGTTCAAGGCGGACACCGGCGTCGAATACCGCGACTTCGAAATCCAGAACGATGCCCAGCGTGAGCAGGCCCTTCGGAATTTCGCAAAGCGCGGCCAGAGCCCGATCGTCGCCATCGGCTTCTCGCAGGCAAGCGCTGTCGAAAAGGTTGCCAAGGAATTCCCGGACACGCAGTTCGCCATCGTCGACATGGTCGTGGACCTGCCGAACGTGCGCTCCATCGTCTTCAAGGAACAGGAAGGGTCCTACATCGTCGGCATGCTGGCGGCCGAAGCCTCCAAGACCGGCAAGGTCGGTTTCATCGGCGGTATGGACATTGCGCTGATCCGCAAGTTCGCCTGCGGCTACAAGCAGGGTGTGCTCGCTGCGAACCCGAAAGCTGAAGTCTTTGAGAACATGACTGGAACGACCTATACGGCCTGGAATGATCCGCTGAAGGGCGGCGAACTCGCCAAGTCCCAGTTCGACCGCGGCGCCGACGTCGTCTACCACGCAGCTGGGAATACCGGTATCGGTGTGCTCCAGGCGGCTGCCGACGCTGGCAAGCTCGGCATTGGCGTGGACAGCAACCAGAACGGCCTGCATCCGGGCTCCGTGCTGACCTCCATGCTCAAGCGTGTCGATGTGGCCGTCTATAAGGCCTTCGAAGACGCCAAGAACGACGCCTGGACCTCCGGCGTTCAGGTTCTGGGTCTTGCCGAAGGCGGCGTTGACTGGGCGCTCGACGAAAACAACAAGAAGCTCATCACGCCTGAAATGAAGGCATCGGTCGATCAGGCCAAGGCCGACATCATTTCCGGCAAGATCGAGGTTCATGACTACATGGCCGACCAGAACTGCCCGTTCTGA
- a CDS encoding ABC transporter permease subunit — protein sequence MTRQSPLLQRAFPTAVILILIAGPVCLGLAATLLPAFGYLPALGGSTLSLDPFRAVFSEPGISLSLALSLGTGLAATTVSLAIVALFTAAWFETRAFRAMIRFLSPLLSVPHAAAAIGLAFVISPSGLILRLLSPWATGLDRPPDLLILHDPFGLTMTAGLIAKEVPFLFLMMLAALPQTEARRHMRIATNLGYGRMAGFFKVALPQIYPQIRLPVLAVLAYSTSVVDVARILGPTTPAPLAPRIIDWMADADPALRLQASAGAVLQLLLSVAAILIWRFGEILFSRIARSGWSSGRRHLRDRLMRYLAAALVILLVAAKVAAFAALVLWSLAAGWWFPQAFPSALTLRHWTGLYPGGAHLIVDTLVIALPAALVALALIIWQLEVWSRTGPRRRRTAFRHLMFLPLLVPQISFLFGLQVLFLVAGFDGKLVAVGLAHLVFVLPYVFLALSDPWDHLDPRLAKVASTLGASPNRILWSIRLPVLLRPLIVASAIGFAVSIGQYLPTLMIGAGRITTITTESVALASGGSRSVAAVYALLQLLLPLLGFALASVVPAIAFRHRLALRLQR from the coding sequence GTGACCCGACAGTCGCCTCTCCTACAGCGCGCGTTTCCGACCGCGGTCATCCTGATCCTGATCGCCGGGCCGGTCTGCCTCGGCCTGGCTGCCACCCTGCTGCCCGCTTTCGGCTATCTGCCGGCGCTCGGCGGCTCGACCTTGTCTCTGGATCCGTTCCGGGCGGTCTTCAGCGAGCCGGGCATAAGTCTGTCGCTGGCGCTCAGCCTCGGCACAGGCCTTGCCGCGACAACTGTCTCCCTGGCGATTGTGGCGCTTTTTACCGCCGCCTGGTTCGAAACCCGGGCGTTCCGGGCAATGATCCGTTTTCTGTCGCCTTTGCTTTCCGTGCCCCACGCGGCGGCGGCCATCGGCCTTGCTTTCGTGATCTCGCCGTCCGGGCTGATCCTACGGTTGCTGTCGCCATGGGCAACCGGGCTCGACCGCCCGCCGGACCTGCTCATCCTTCACGATCCCTTCGGCCTGACCATGACGGCGGGCCTGATCGCAAAGGAAGTGCCGTTCCTGTTCCTGATGATGCTTGCCGCCCTGCCGCAGACGGAGGCCAGGCGGCACATGCGGATCGCAACGAACCTCGGTTACGGCCGGATGGCCGGTTTCTTCAAGGTGGCGTTGCCGCAGATCTATCCGCAGATCCGCCTGCCCGTTCTGGCAGTGCTCGCCTACTCGACCTCGGTCGTCGATGTCGCCCGGATCCTGGGACCGACGACGCCTGCTCCGCTCGCCCCGAGGATCATCGACTGGATGGCCGATGCCGATCCGGCACTGCGCTTGCAGGCCTCGGCAGGTGCTGTGCTGCAACTGCTGTTAAGCGTTGCCGCGATCCTCATCTGGCGCTTCGGCGAAATTCTGTTTAGCCGCATTGCCCGCTCGGGCTGGAGCAGCGGCCGACGACATCTCCGCGACAGGCTGATGCGGTATCTTGCGGCTGCCCTTGTCATCCTTCTTGTCGCCGCCAAGGTTGCGGCTTTCGCGGCCCTTGTCCTTTGGTCCCTCGCGGCAGGCTGGTGGTTCCCGCAAGCCTTTCCGTCGGCTTTGACCCTGCGCCATTGGACCGGCCTTTATCCGGGCGGCGCCCATCTGATCGTCGATACGCTCGTCATCGCCCTGCCGGCGGCGCTGGTCGCCCTTGCACTGATCATCTGGCAGCTGGAAGTGTGGAGCCGAACCGGGCCTCGTCGGCGACGAACCGCATTCAGACATCTCATGTTCCTGCCGCTGCTGGTGCCGCAGATTTCGTTTCTGTTCGGCCTGCAGGTGTTGTTTCTCGTGGCCGGATTTGACGGCAAGTTGGTCGCGGTCGGGCTGGCGCATCTGGTCTTCGTCCTGCCTTATGTCTTTCTCGCCCTGTCCGATCCGTGGGATCATCTCGACCCGCGCCTTGCCAAGGTCGCATCAACATTGGGCGCTTCCCCAAACCGGATCCTGTGGTCGATCCGGCTACCGGTGTTGCTGCGTCCTCTGATAGTGGCCTCAGCGATCGGGTTCGCGGTTTCCATCGGCCAGTATCTGCCGACCCTGATGATCGGCGCGGGTCGGATTACCACGATCACGACCGAGAGCGTGGCGCTGGCAAGCGGCGGCAGCCGATCGGTCGCGGCCGTCTATGCCCTGCTGCAACTGCTGCTACCGCTTCTGGGATTCGCGTTGGCAAGCGTCGTCCCCGCGATCGCATTCCGGCATCGACTTGCCCTCAGACTTCAACGATAA
- a CDS encoding sugar-binding transcriptional regulator, which translates to MQAREDDWTNYLAIRAAWLSFVGGRTQGEIAKQLGMSPAKVHRLIAHAQKAGFVKFQIEGRPLECLELEERIAGEFNLNSCIIAPDLGGGDMEGAIRAVAVSAAHILSDVVSSNAVRRIGVGMGRTIKAAVEAMPRVNRPDLEIISISGSLTRTLAANPFDVVQRMQERTGGEGYYLPVPYFAESQEEKDMFLGQRSVQNLMERARGSDVFIVGIGSVENEGHLIQRGMISKEEQADLMDSGAVSDLMSRFLTIDGKIAPVSLGDCAVGLHFNEVQGARLIALAGGESKVDAALAALRAGVITDLVADETLARALSDKIGLQLARSA; encoded by the coding sequence ATGCAGGCGCGCGAGGACGATTGGACGAACTATCTGGCGATCCGGGCGGCCTGGTTGTCGTTCGTCGGCGGCCGCACGCAAGGGGAGATCGCCAAGCAGCTGGGCATGTCCCCGGCAAAGGTTCACCGCCTGATCGCCCATGCCCAGAAGGCCGGGTTCGTGAAGTTCCAGATCGAAGGCCGCCCGCTGGAGTGTCTCGAGCTGGAAGAGCGCATCGCCGGCGAATTCAATCTGAACAGTTGCATCATTGCACCGGACCTCGGCGGCGGGGACATGGAAGGCGCGATCCGCGCGGTTGCCGTTTCCGCAGCCCATATCCTGTCCGATGTCGTCTCGTCCAATGCAGTCCGGCGCATCGGTGTCGGCATGGGCCGCACGATCAAGGCGGCCGTGGAGGCCATGCCCAGGGTCAATCGGCCCGACCTGGAAATCATCTCCATCTCCGGCTCCCTGACCCGCACCCTCGCGGCCAACCCGTTCGACGTGGTTCAGCGCATGCAGGAGCGCACCGGCGGCGAAGGCTATTATCTGCCCGTGCCTTATTTCGCCGAGAGCCAGGAAGAGAAGGACATGTTCCTCGGCCAGCGCAGCGTCCAGAACCTGATGGAGCGCGCGCGCGGCTCGGATGTCTTCATCGTCGGGATCGGATCGGTCGAGAACGAAGGTCATCTGATCCAGCGCGGCATGATTTCGAAGGAAGAACAGGCTGATCTCATGGACAGCGGCGCCGTCAGCGACCTGATGAGCCGGTTCCTGACGATCGACGGAAAGATTGCCCCCGTCTCTCTCGGCGACTGCGCGGTCGGTCTCCATTTCAACGAGGTGCAGGGGGCGCGGCTTATTGCGCTGGCGGGCGGAGAGAGCAAGGTGGATGCGGCTCTTGCGGCCCTGCGCGCCGGTGTGATTACCGATCTGGTTGCCGACGAGACCCTGGCGAGGGCCCTGAGCGACAAGATCGGATTGCAGCTGGCCCGCTCCGCATGA
- the hrpB gene encoding ATP-dependent helicase HrpB, translating to MSKPRSFSTSLPVDGVLPQLLDALEAGPNAVLVAEPGAGKTTRVPLALLDAPWRGDGKILVLEPRRLAARAAARRMASDLGEKTGETVGYRVRMETKVSTRTRIEVITEGVFTRLILEDPELSGVAAVLFDEFHERSLDGDLGLALALDVQGALREDLRLLPMSATLDAAAVAGLLGNAPVIESKGRSFPVETRYLGRKAEERIEPQVARAVRQALGEETGSILVFLPGQGEIRRTAEMLADKLPAGCQLAPLYGALDAKAQDLAIRPAPVGIRKIVLASAIAQTSLTIEGVRVVIDSGLSRVPRYEPQTGLTRLETVRVSRASADQRRGRAGRTEPGVCYRLWDEAQTVSLAASEAPEILEADLSGLALDLAAWGTSDPAQLSFLDPPPAAAWSEAIQLLKALHALDDNGHLTDQGKALARLPLQPRLAHMLDRAASNGEGLTAAMIAALLSEPGLGGRDPDLRLRLRRLREDKSPRARDTRLLAERWHKLAGGSEKRIEPEDAGVLLANAYPDRVAQARGKRGRFRLANGRGAELPEEHPLAGEPFLTVADIQGKAASGRIMLCAPITKAEIEELFADDIVEEDEVRIEKEGALRARRVRRYGAVELEARQINTPDPEAVTRALLGEVRRRGADRLPWTKDQLRLRARIGYLRANGESDLPDLSDNALAETLEDWLGPFLAGKSSVSAIDAACLGDALAALLPFDAASRLDRLAPSHFTAPTGSRVPIDYGGETGPAISIRVQELFGLDRHPSVCNGKIPLTLELLSPAQRPIQITRDLPGFWAGSWSDVKAEMKGRYPKHPWPDDPTSAEATRRAKPRGS from the coding sequence ATGTCGAAACCCCGATCCTTCTCCACGTCCCTGCCCGTCGACGGCGTTCTGCCGCAATTGCTGGACGCGCTCGAAGCCGGCCCGAATGCGGTTCTCGTCGCAGAGCCCGGCGCCGGCAAGACGACGCGCGTTCCGCTTGCGCTTCTGGATGCCCCCTGGCGCGGCGACGGCAAGATCCTGGTTCTCGAACCGCGTAGGCTTGCGGCACGCGCGGCTGCCCGGCGCATGGCATCCGACCTGGGAGAAAAGACAGGCGAAACCGTCGGCTACCGGGTCCGCATGGAAACGAAGGTCAGCACCAGGACACGGATCGAAGTGATCACCGAAGGCGTGTTCACACGGTTGATCCTGGAGGATCCGGAGCTTTCCGGCGTCGCAGCCGTCCTGTTCGACGAATTCCACGAGCGCTCTCTCGATGGCGACCTGGGACTGGCACTGGCGCTCGATGTCCAAGGCGCCCTGCGCGAGGACCTGAGGCTGCTGCCCATGTCGGCGACACTCGATGCGGCTGCCGTCGCCGGTCTGCTGGGCAACGCTCCCGTCATCGAAAGCAAAGGCCGCAGTTTCCCGGTGGAAACGCGCTACCTCGGCCGCAAGGCGGAAGAGCGGATCGAACCGCAGGTCGCGCGCGCTGTCCGGCAGGCGCTCGGCGAGGAGACCGGCTCGATCCTGGTGTTCCTGCCCGGCCAGGGAGAGATCCGCCGCACCGCGGAGATGCTCGCAGACAAGCTGCCCGCCGGCTGCCAGTTGGCGCCGCTTTACGGCGCGCTCGATGCCAAGGCGCAGGATCTGGCGATCCGCCCTGCCCCGGTAGGCATCCGCAAGATCGTTCTGGCCAGCGCCATCGCCCAGACGTCACTCACCATCGAGGGCGTTCGGGTCGTCATCGACAGCGGCCTGTCACGGGTCCCCAGATACGAACCGCAGACCGGGCTGACCCGGCTGGAAACGGTGCGGGTGTCGCGTGCGTCTGCCGACCAGCGACGCGGCCGCGCGGGGCGAACCGAACCCGGTGTCTGCTACCGGCTTTGGGACGAGGCGCAGACGGTTTCCCTTGCCGCGTCGGAAGCACCGGAAATCCTGGAGGCCGATCTGTCGGGTCTGGCGCTCGATCTGGCCGCCTGGGGAACAAGCGACCCCGCGCAACTGAGTTTCCTCGATCCACCGCCTGCGGCGGCATGGTCAGAAGCCATACAGCTTTTGAAAGCGCTGCATGCGCTCGACGACAACGGCCACCTGACCGACCAGGGCAAGGCGCTCGCCCGCCTGCCCCTGCAACCGCGGCTCGCGCATATGCTTGACCGCGCTGCGTCCAACGGCGAAGGCCTGACCGCGGCAATGATCGCGGCGCTCCTTTCAGAGCCGGGACTTGGCGGGCGTGATCCCGACCTCCGGCTCCGGCTGCGGCGCCTCAGGGAAGACAAGAGCCCGCGTGCACGGGATACCCGACTGCTGGCGGAGCGCTGGCACAAGCTGGCCGGGGGATCGGAGAAACGCATAGAACCGGAGGACGCCGGCGTTCTTCTTGCCAATGCCTATCCCGACCGGGTCGCCCAGGCGCGCGGCAAGCGCGGACGGTTCCGGCTGGCAAACGGCCGCGGCGCGGAACTGCCGGAGGAGCATCCTCTGGCGGGCGAACCGTTTCTGACCGTCGCCGACATCCAGGGCAAGGCCGCCAGCGGCCGGATCATGCTGTGCGCTCCGATCACCAAAGCTGAGATCGAGGAGCTGTTTGCTGATGACATCGTCGAGGAGGACGAGGTCCGCATCGAGAAGGAAGGGGCTCTGAGAGCCCGTCGCGTGCGCCGCTACGGGGCCGTCGAACTCGAGGCCCGGCAGATCAACACACCCGATCCGGAGGCGGTCACGCGCGCTCTGCTTGGCGAAGTCCGCCGGCGTGGGGCCGACCGCCTGCCCTGGACCAAGGATCAGCTGCGCCTGCGCGCCCGCATCGGCTACCTGCGTGCCAACGGCGAGAGTGATCTGCCGGACCTGTCGGACAACGCGCTGGCAGAAACGCTCGAGGACTGGCTCGGTCCGTTTCTCGCCGGCAAGTCCAGCGTCTCTGCCATCGACGCCGCCTGTCTCGGCGACGCTCTGGCGGCCCTGCTTCCGTTCGACGCCGCCTCCCGGCTCGACCGGCTGGCACCGTCCCATTTCACCGCTCCAACGGGAAGCCGGGTGCCAATCGACTACGGCGGCGAAACCGGGCCCGCGATTTCGATCCGCGTGCAGGAACTCTTCGGCCTCGACCGCCATCCGTCCGTCTGCAACGGGAAGATCCCGCTGACGCTGGAACTGCTGTCGCCTGCCCAGCGCCCGATCCAGATCACGCGCGACCTTCCGGGTTTCTGGGCCGGCTCCTGGTCCGATGTAAAGGCGGAAATGAAGGGCCGCTATCCGAAGCATCCGTGGCCGGACGATCCAACCTCCGCCGAAGCCACCCGCAGGGCCAAGCCGAGAGGCAGCTGA
- the glk gene encoding glucokinase, with translation MPLPSATSFALPVLVADIGGTNARFALVDHGQAEMDLLPSAATADHPDIVSAIKAALSATGKAPHTAIIAVAGPVTGDRIPLTNADWIIEPRKMIAQIGLEDVVILNDFEAQALALPGLKNSDTEQIGGGQPRPNSTKFVLGPGTGLGAAAMIHAAETWIPVPGEGGHVELGPVSAEDYRIWPHIERLGGRIGAEQILSGTGLPRLARAVAASMSQERDFSTAADITVAADAGDAVAVKTLEVFAGGLGRVAGDFALSLLARGGVYLAGGVTPYIARFLASGAFRASFEAKAPHEKLVGSIPTFIVRHPNPALEGLAAFARTPHRFAVDMTGRRWRAKARASA, from the coding sequence ATGCCCCTGCCGTCCGCCACGTCCTTTGCCCTTCCCGTTCTCGTCGCCGATATCGGCGGGACGAACGCGCGCTTTGCCCTGGTGGACCACGGACAAGCGGAAATGGATCTTCTTCCGTCTGCGGCCACGGCGGACCATCCCGACATCGTTTCGGCGATCAAGGCTGCCCTTTCCGCAACCGGCAAAGCGCCACACACCGCGATCATTGCGGTCGCGGGCCCGGTCACCGGCGACCGAATCCCGCTGACCAATGCAGACTGGATCATCGAGCCGCGGAAAATGATCGCGCAAATCGGTCTGGAAGACGTCGTCATCCTCAATGATTTCGAGGCCCAGGCGCTCGCCCTGCCCGGCCTCAAGAACAGTGACACGGAGCAGATCGGCGGAGGCCAGCCCCGGCCGAACAGCACCAAATTCGTCCTCGGCCCGGGAACCGGCCTTGGCGCCGCCGCCATGATCCATGCCGCCGAGACGTGGATCCCCGTTCCCGGCGAAGGCGGGCACGTGGAGCTGGGTCCGGTCAGCGCCGAAGATTACCGGATCTGGCCGCATATCGAACGCCTTGGCGGGCGGATCGGCGCCGAACAGATCCTGAGCGGAACGGGACTGCCCCGACTGGCCAGGGCGGTCGCCGCGTCCATGTCGCAAGAGCGGGATTTCTCCACGGCTGCCGATATCACCGTAGCTGCCGATGCCGGTGACGCCGTCGCGGTGAAAACGCTGGAAGTCTTCGCCGGCGGCCTTGGCCGCGTGGCGGGCGACTTCGCCCTGTCCCTGCTTGCCCGGGGCGGCGTCTATCTGGCTGGCGGCGTCACGCCCTATATCGCGCGGTTCCTTGCAAGCGGCGCCTTCAGGGCGTCGTTCGAAGCCAAGGCGCCGCACGAAAAGCTGGTCGGATCGATCCCGACCTTCATCGTCCGTCATCCCAATCCGGCGCTGGAAGGACTGGCCGCCTTCGCCCGCACGCCGCATCGCTTCGCCGTCGACATGACCGGCCGGCGCTGGCGCGCGAAAGCGCGGGCCTCCGCCTGA